CCGATGGGCCGCCGGCCGTGGAAATCCGGGCCGTGAACGCCGCGCGCACGGTGCGCGCCACGCAGGCCGGTTGACGCAACGCTCGCGGCGGCCGACAGCCGCGAGCGCCGCTGTCGAATCTCAGTCGGACGAGCCGGTGCCGCGCGGCCGCTCGATCCCGTATGCCTCCATCCAGCGATACAGCGTCGCGCGCGACACGCCGAGCTCGCGCGCCGATGCCGCGACGCGCCCGCGCGTGCGCAACAGTGCGGTTTCGATTGCCTCGCGCTCGATCGACTTGCGGATGTCGGCCACCGACGGTGACGCGGCATCGAGACAGTATTCGAGCTCGAGATCCTGCGCGGTAATCAGGCGCCCTTCCGTCATCACGACCGCGCGGCGCACGCGGTTGATCAGCTCGCGAACATTGCCCGGCCAGTCGTGCTTGTAGAGTGCGGTGATCGCATCCGTCGAGAACCCGCGCACGCGATGGCGCGCGTCGCCGCGGAAGCGTTCGAGCATGTGATGCGCCAGCAGCTCGATGTCCTTGCCGCGCGCGCGCAGCGCCGGCTGGTCGATGCGCATCACGCACAGGCGATGGAACAGGTCCGGCCGAAAGCGCCCTTCCTCCATCGCTTCGCGCAGGTCGACGTGCGTCGCCGACACGATCCGGACATCGACCGGCACCGGATCGCTGCCGCCCAGGCGATGAATTGCCCGCTCTTGCAGAAAACGCAGCAGGCTCGCCTGGCTCTCGTGCGGCAGGTCGCCGATCTCGTCGAGCAGCAGCGTGCCGCCGCTCGCCGCTTCGACATAGCCGATCTTGCGTGCGTTCGCGCCGGTAAACGCGCCGCGCTCATAGCCGAACAGTTCGGATTGCAGCAGATGGGGCGGAATGGCACCGCAGTTGACCGCGACGAACGGGCCGTTGCGGCGTTCTGAATGGCGATGGATCGCGACCGCCGTCAACTCCTTGCCGGTGCCCGTTTCGCCGAACACGAACACCGGCGCGTCGGTGCGCGCGAAGCGCCGCACCGTATCGAACAGCCGCAGCATCGCACTGCAGGTGCCGACGATGCCTTTCTCCTCCGACTCGAGCCGTTCGCGGTCGCGCGCGAACAGGCATTCCATGCCGTACGCGTGGCCGACCGTATCGGCGATCCGCTGATGTGACGCGGGCAACGTGACGTAATCGAAGCAATAATCGCGCAATAGCGCGCGCACGTTCGGCGAAGCGGTCTGGCCGACGTCGATGAGCGCGACCCAGACGACATCGCGCATCGACGCGCAGGTCGACGCGATGCTGCCGATCGCGTCGGCATGGCCGCCACTCAGGTCAAGGATGCCGCAGGTGATTTCGCCGGACGTTTCGCGCAGCTCGCTGGCCTGCGCGACGATCGACACTTTCCAGTCGCGTCGCGCCAGTTCCTTTCGGAGCATGACGGACGGAGACTGCGTCCAGTAAATCAACGGACGCTGCCCGTTACCACTCCCCGCGTCGGCGATCTTATCGCGCGTTATTGGCATATTCATAACGAACCATCACTTTCTCCACTCCGCGAACCGTTCGCGTGCGCTGCGGTCGGCGGCGCGTGGCCACCTTTCCGCGCTGCGTTTCCGCAGCTTTGGCGAAGATCGAAACTGCACACGGCGAGAGCCCCCGGAGGTCGAGCCGGATGTCATCCGGCCTCGTTGTCATCGAACTCGAAGGGAACGCGCGGCTGCGGGAGCCACGACATTCCCGCTTTGACGCGATCCAGCCGCCCAGGCGGAGCGCGTCGGCAAACGGAGCATCCGTCCGCATGTGCGCCGCGTCGTACACGACAGTCGCGCCCGATGCAGAACCGAATGGCGGCCACCCTCCAAGCTGAATGACCGTCGCA
This window of the Burkholderia lata genome carries:
- a CDS encoding sigma-54 dependent transcriptional regulator, with product MNMPITRDKIADAGSGNGQRPLIYWTQSPSVMLRKELARRDWKVSIVAQASELRETSGEITCGILDLSGGHADAIGSIASTCASMRDVVWVALIDVGQTASPNVRALLRDYCFDYVTLPASHQRIADTVGHAYGMECLFARDRERLESEEKGIVGTCSAMLRLFDTVRRFARTDAPVFVFGETGTGKELTAVAIHRHSERRNGPFVAVNCGAIPPHLLQSELFGYERGAFTGANARKIGYVEAASGGTLLLDEIGDLPHESQASLLRFLQERAIHRLGGSDPVPVDVRIVSATHVDLREAMEEGRFRPDLFHRLCVMRIDQPALRARGKDIELLAHHMLERFRGDARHRVRGFSTDAITALYKHDWPGNVRELINRVRRAVVMTEGRLITAQDLELEYCLDAASPSVADIRKSIEREAIETALLRTRGRVAASARELGVSRATLYRWMEAYGIERPRGTGSSD